One Pararge aegeria chromosome 1, ilParAegt1.1, whole genome shotgun sequence genomic region harbors:
- the LOC120624461 gene encoding uncharacterized protein LOC120624461 yields MYKYLGAWVNEEWDCGQEIRTRIEIARASLKRMEKVLCSRKLSIELRVRLLHCYVWPVVLYGSESWTLKADTQKRLEAFEMWCYRRMLRISWTQKVSNVRVLQRVARSRELLLIIKKRKVEYLGHVLRHERYQLLRLIMMGKVEGKRRVGRRKKSWLRNIREWTNVESVEVLFRLAQDREKFAELTSNLQ; encoded by the coding sequence ATGTACAAATACCTCGGGGCTTGGGTAAATGAAGAATGGGACTGTGGACAAGAAATCCGAACCCGGATTGAAATTGCTCGAGCCAGCCTTAAAAGGATGGAGAAGGTTTTGTGCAGCCGTAAGCTTTCGATAGAGCTCAGGGTAAGATTACTCCACTGCTATGTCTGGCCGGTAGTTTTGTACGGTAGTGAATCTTGGACTCTAAAAGCCGATACTCAGAAACGTCTCGAAGcctttgagatgtggtgctatCGTAGAATGCTCCGCATTAGCTGGACACAGAAAGTTTCTAACGTGAGAGTACTCCAACGCGTCGCCAGAAGCCGGGAGTTACTGCTTATCATTAAGAAGCGTAAGGTCGAGTATCTGGGCCACGTTCTGAGACATGAGCGATACCAGCTGCTCCGgctcataatgatgggcaaagtagagggcaaacgacgtgttggaaggaggaagaagtcgtggttgcgcaacatccgtgaatggaccaatGTTGAAAGCGTGGAAGtattgtttcgcttggcgcaagaccgcgagaagttcgctgagctgacgtccaacctccagtag